The Henckelia pumila isolate YLH828 chromosome 2, ASM3356847v2, whole genome shotgun sequence genome includes a window with the following:
- the LOC140877488 gene encoding uncharacterized protein, translating into MLCDAFGMHEGSTSNENNIGASTSHTSMESNVKDFYQLIEEGKQQLYVGCTEFSKLTFLVELFQLKVSGKWSDNSFTALLDFLRRVLPSDAHKPSKQSCKGRKKRILVKIPSKVFWYFPLKPRLQRLFMSSKTSESMQWHFKKRVSDGTLRHPADSQAWKAFDERNCEFASDPRNVRLGLATDGFNPFKNQSTAHSTWPVVLLPYNLPPWECMKPHSIILSTLIPGPKAPGNDIDVYLRPLLTELKDLWENGIATYDACDKEMFQMRAALLWTISDFPGLGCLSGWNTYAKNACPTCADKTDALYLKHGKKWSFRGHRHFLPPDAEIRTMSSYGKPEHRELDLVPLSGSDVLRMTLNKNVVFGKSSASKPAAKIKTGSMEQMWRKKNDSTKSKDNYAARKDLKILGIMKQLWPRTQPDGAKYLPPACFCLTKAEKKIFCSVLKDIRVPDGMSSDISKCVDIGRCRIMGLKSHDCHIMIEQFLPIALRRVLSKKVTAPLIVLCEYFRAVCAKSLQEQELQKAEEGVVLALCQLERIFSPSFFTVMVHLVVHLAYEARVAGPVNYRWMYPIERYLGKLKNFVKNKARPEANIAEAYLADECVVFCSHYLDGNNSFNNQRTRHIETLDIEFPALPMFPQVGRPTKGRQIVTLDDKTRNQAHRYILSNCTALQPYRDELKNELKRRHRYGQHPSNSQLDDMVRLQFPEWFARRVDRENEQIEDLDLRVFSRGPNPITFSYRGFNINGFAFRTIESEQSKKVQNSGVMVQAMNDNDDRESIYYGRLIDVISLDYGGRGRIVLFRCDWVNTTVGLKVDQFGFSLVNFSRLIHTGEREEHEPFVLASQAQMVYYVRDPKDEDWYYVIRHTPRDTYERLILGDVNSTDVELIRDDVEGSMVDVLPEMENETDDENLLVSAFDRVFGSWFGIYFVNKDRFREVETNHVLILCSFAL; encoded by the exons atgttatgtgatgcatttGGAATGCACGAAGGTTCTACAAGTAATGAAAACAATATTGGCGCATCGACGAGTCATACATCAATGGAGTCTAATGTGAAAGATTTTTATCAATTAATAGAGGAAGGGAAACAACAGTTATATGTCGGTTGCACAGAGTTTTCTAAACTAACGTTCCTTGTTGAGTTATTTCAATTGAAAGTGAGTGGAAAATGGAGTGATAATTCATTTACAGCATTGTTGGACTTTCTTCGTCGAGTACTTCCATCTGATGCTCAT AAACCGTCGAAGCAGTCATGTAAAGGTAGGAAAAAACGTATTTTGGTTAAAATTCCATCTAAGGTCTTTTGGTATTTTCCATTGAAACCAAGACTGCAACGATTATTCATGTCATCCAAGACATCTGAGAGTATGCAGTGGCATTTCAAGAAGCGTGTGTCTGATGGAACTCTGAGGCACCCAGCTGATTCTCAAGCATGGAAGGCGTTTGATGAACGAAATTGTGAATTTGCTTCTGATCCTAGAAACGTACGTTTGGGACTCGCCACCGATGGATTTAATCCATTTAAAAATCAAAGTACTGCGCATAGTACTTGGCCTGTTGTCCTATTGCCTTACAATTTGCCACCTTGGGAATGCATGAAGCCTCATTCTATCATATTATCCACACTTATTCCAGGTCCAAAAGCACCTGGAAATGATATCGATGTGTATTTACGCCCTTTGTTGACTGAATTGAAAGATTTGTGGGAAAATGGGATTGCTACATATGACGCTTGTGACAAGGAAATGTTTCAAATGCGGGCCGCATTACTTTGGACAATCAGTGACTTTCCTGGTTTGGGATGCTTATCTGGATGGAATACATATGCAAAGAACGCATGTCCAACTTGTGCTGATAAGACTGATGCATTGTACTTGAAGCATGGTAAAAAATGGTCATTCAGAGGGCATCGTCATTTTCTACCACCTGATGCAGAAATTCGAACAATGTCCAGTTATGGCAAGCCAGAGCATCGTGAGTTAGACTTGGTGCCACTATCTGGATCTGATGTTCTTAGAATGACTTTGAACAAGAATGTGGTTTTTGGTAAGAGTAGTGCTTCAAAACCAGCTGCGAAAATAAAAACCGGGTCAATGGAACAAATGTGGAGAAAAAAAA ATGATTCCACAAAGAGTAAAGATAATTATGCCGCACGtaaagatttaaaaattttgggtatTATGAAACAATTATGGCCACGGACACAACCAGATGGTGCAAAGTATTTGCCAcctgcatgtttttgtttgaccaaagctgaaaaaaaaatattttgttctgTATTGAAAGATATCCGTGTTCCTGATGGTATGTCTTCTGACATTTCAAAGTGTGTGGATATTGGACGTTGTAGGATCATGGGTCTAAAAAGTCATGATTGTCATATCATGATAGAGCAGTTCCTTCCAATAGCTCTTCGTCGCGTGTTGTCAAAAAAAGTGACCGCACCACTTATTGTTTTGTGTGAGTATTTTAGGGCAGTCTGTGCAAAGTCcttacaagaacaagaattaCAGAAGGCTGAAGAGGGAGTTGTTTTGGCTTTATGTCAATTAGAGAGAATTTTTTCTCCGTCCTTTTTCACAGTAATGGTTCATTTGGTGGTACATTTAGcttatgaagcaagagttgctGGGCCAGTAAATTATCGGTGGATGTATCCAATTGAAAGGTATTTGGGGaaacttaaaaattttgtcaaaAATAAAGCACGTCCAGAGGCCAATATTGCAGAAGCATATTTAGCAGATGAATGTGTTGTGTTTTGTTCTCATTATTTGGATGGGAACAATTCATTTAACAATCAAAGAACACGACACATAGAGACACTTGATATTGAGTTTCCTGCACTCCCAATGTTTCCACAAGTAGGGCGACCGACAAAAGGGCGTCAAATAGTTACTTTGGATGACAAAACTCGAAACCAAGCTCATAGATATATTCTCTCTAATTGTACAGCATTGCAACCATATCGTGA TGAACTGAAAAATGAATTGAAGAGAAGACATAGATATGGTCAGCATCCAAGTAATTCTCAATTAGATGACATGGTTAGACTGCAATTTCCAGAATGGTTTGCAAGACGA GTTGATCGTGAAAATGAACAAATTGAAGACTTAGATCTAAGGGTATTTTCACGTGGTCcaaatccaataacatttagtTACCGTGGGTTCAACATAAATGGTTTTGCTTTTCGCACGATTGAATCTGAACAAAGCAAAAAAGTACAAAATAGTGGGGTCATGGTGCAAGCGATGAATGATAATGATGATCGTGAGTCAATCTATTATGGTCGATTAATTGATGTCATCTCGCTTGATTACGGTGGTCGTGGACGAATTGttctttttcgatgtgattGGGTTAACACCACTGTAGGTTTGAAAGTTGATCAATTTGGATTTTCATTGGTGAATTTTTCACGCTTGATACATACAGGAGAACGTGAGGAACATGAACCTTTTGTTTTGGCTTCGCAAGCTCAAATGGTTTATTATGTTCGTGATCCAAAGGACGAGGATTGGTACTATGTCATTCGTCACACACCAAGAGATacatatgaaaga